The window AGCACGGGGCGGTTATAGCCGGACGCCACCTGGTCCATAAACTTGGCTAGGCGATCGAAATCGGTGATCAGCTGGCTTTGAAAGAACTGTGCCCCGGCCTTGACCTTGGCCTCAAACCGCCGCTGCAACCCCGACCAACTAGTTGATTGTGGGTCGATCGCAGCTCCAGCAAACAGATCAAGCGCGCCATCGGTGAGGGGCTTGTCGTTGCTGTCTACGCCAAAGTTGAGTTTTTCGAGCAGTTTGAGCAGCCGCACCGACTCTAGGTCAAACACCGATCGCGCTTCGGGATGGTCACCGGCTTTAACCGGGTCGCCCGTGAGAGCCAGAATGTTGCGCAGCCCAAGGGCGTGAACCCCCATGAGGTCGGCTTGGAGGGCAATGCGGTTGCGATCGCGGCAGGCTACCTGACACACTGCTTCAATCCCCTGCTGCTGGAGCAGCAGCGACGCTGCCCACGACGACATGCGCATTACCGCTCGGCTGCCGTCGGTGACATTGACGGCGTGCACTCGACCCTTGAGCATTTGGCCCATGGCCAACATGTGCTCTGGGTTGCCCCCCTTGGGTGGCATGACCTCTGCCGTCACCAAAAACTGGCCGGCTTGGGCCGCCGTGCGCAACCGATAACCCAGGGGTGCAGAAGCCAAACCATCCTCCTTTGGATCTGTACGAACAGGGTGATTGAATTGATCAGTATATCTTGCCTGCTACAGCGGTTTAGAGTAGCCTAAGGCGTCTTTTACCCGTGCCAGGGTAGCATTGGCCACCTCGCCCGCCTTTTCGCGCCCGGTTCTGAGAATACTTTCTAGATAAGGGCGATCGCCCATCAGCTCGTTAAATCGATTCTGAATTGGCTCTAGGGCTGCCACTGCCGTGTCGGCCAGCAGCGGCTTAAACTGGCCCCAACCCATCTCTTTGCACTCTGCTGCCACCGCTGCTTTAGTCTGGCCTGACAGCAGCATATACAGCGTCAGCAGGTTGTTGCACTCGGGCCGGGCTGGGTCATCAAACCACAGCCCCCGCTCGGGGTCAGTTTTAGCCCGCTTAATCTTTTTGACGATCGCATCGGTGGGATCAGTCAGATCGATGCGGCTCTGATCAGAAGGGTCTGACTTCGACATTTTCTTCGTTCCATCAGTCAGGCTCATCACCCTCGCACCCTCAGCGCGAATCATTGGTTCAGGCACCTTAAGCACCGGATTTTCTTCGCTGCCAAACTGAAAATTGAGTCGGGCGGCGATGTCGCGGGTAAGCTCTAGGTGCTGCTTTTGGTCTTCGCCGACAGGCACCAGGTCGGGGTCGTAGAGCAAAATGTCGGCGGCCTGTAGCACCGGATAGTCGAGCAGACCAATGCTGACGTTTTCCCCCTGCTTAATCGCCTTTTCCTTGAACTGAATCATGCGCTCTAGCCAGTTGAGCGGGGTGATGCAATTAAACAACCAGGCCAGTTCTGAGTGGGCCGATAGGTGCGACTGCACAAAGATAGTGGCTTTGTCGGGGTCAATGCCGCAGGCGATGTAGGTGGCTGCCACCTTGTAGGTATCTTCCGCCAG is drawn from Leptolyngbya subtilissima AS-A7 and contains these coding sequences:
- a CDS encoding methylenetetrahydrofolate reductase, which gives rise to MASAPLGYRLRTAAQAGQFLVTAEVMPPKGGNPEHMLAMGQMLKGRVHAVNVTDGSRAVMRMSSWAASLLLQQQGIEAVCQVACRDRNRIALQADLMGVHALGLRNILALTGDPVKAGDHPEARSVFDLESVRLLKLLEKLNFGVDSNDKPLTDGALDLFAGAAIDPQSTSWSGLQRRFEAKVKAGAQFFQSQLITDFDRLAKFMDQVASGYNRPVLAGIFLLKSAKNANFINRNVPGVNIPQATVDRLAAAADPLQEGVKIAAEQVQAAQQICQGVHLMAVRREDLIPQILDQGGVAPVDAALAER
- the trpS gene encoding tryptophan--tRNA ligase; this encodes MAKQRILSGIQPTGNLHLGNYLGAIRNWVDLQEEYDAFLFMADLHAITVPHDPKRLAEDTYKVAATYIACGIDPDKATIFVQSHLSAHSELAWLFNCITPLNWLERMIQFKEKAIKQGENVSIGLLDYPVLQAADILLYDPDLVPVGEDQKQHLELTRDIAARLNFQFGSEENPVLKVPEPMIRAEGARVMSLTDGTKKMSKSDPSDQSRIDLTDPTDAIVKKIKRAKTDPERGLWFDDPARPECNNLLTLYMLLSGQTKAAVAAECKEMGWGQFKPLLADTAVAALEPIQNRFNELMGDRPYLESILRTGREKAGEVANATLARVKDALGYSKPL